In the genome of Photobacterium sp. TY1-4, one region contains:
- a CDS encoding bifunctional 2',3'-cyclic-nucleotide 2'-phosphodiesterase/3'-nucleotidase, producing the protein MKLPVKPLSVAVLGGLLALAGPATAETIKLRILETTDIHTNVMDYDYYKDKPTLKTGLVRTATLVKQARAEVTNSILVDNGDLLQGSPMGDYMAAKGISAGEVHPVYKAMNQLDYDVANLGNHEFNYGLDFLKKSLDGAAFPYINANVIDLKTGENLFTPYLIKTHRFQDTDGQTHDVKVGYIGFVPPQIMIWDKTNLEGKVKALDIKQAAEKFVPQMKTEGADIIVAIPHSGVSADPYKVMAENSVYYLTQVEGINAIAFGHSHAVFPSKAFANLPNTDIDKGTINGVAAVMPGRWGDHLGVMDLVLEKTADGWSVAGAQTEARPIYDKYEKKSLVDADAKLVAAVADDHKATRTFVNQPIGKASDVMYSYLALVQDDPTVQIVNLAQKDYVERFIQGDPDLDGIPVLSAAAPFKAGGRANDPANYTEVEAGQLTFRNAADLYLYPNTLVALKVTGKEVKEWLECSAAQFNQINLNSDQPQRLINWDGFRTYNFDVIDGVQYQIDVSQPARYDGDCKLINEQASRIRELTFNGKPVDPQQPFLIATNNYRAYGAKFAGTGDAFIAFAAPDENRTVLAVYISRISKSEGQVVPKADNNWRFAPLQSKQPLDIRFETSPSDKAAAFIEANRQYPMTQVATDKIGFAVYRIDLR; encoded by the coding sequence ATGAAATTACCTGTCAAGCCATTGTCTGTTGCAGTTCTGGGCGGCTTACTGGCCCTGGCCGGCCCGGCGACCGCCGAAACGATCAAGCTACGGATCCTGGAAACCACTGATATCCATACCAATGTCATGGATTATGACTATTACAAGGATAAACCGACGCTGAAAACCGGTCTGGTTCGAACCGCGACGCTGGTCAAACAGGCCCGTGCCGAAGTCACCAACAGCATTCTGGTGGATAACGGCGATCTGCTTCAGGGCAGCCCGATGGGGGATTACATGGCCGCGAAGGGGATCAGCGCCGGTGAAGTCCACCCGGTCTACAAGGCGATGAACCAACTCGATTATGATGTTGCCAACCTGGGGAATCACGAGTTTAACTACGGCCTCGACTTCCTCAAGAAATCGCTTGATGGCGCGGCGTTCCCATATATCAACGCCAATGTGATTGATTTGAAAACCGGTGAGAACCTGTTTACGCCATACCTGATCAAAACGCACCGGTTCCAGGATACCGATGGCCAAACCCACGATGTCAAAGTCGGTTATATCGGCTTTGTGCCGCCGCAAATCATGATTTGGGACAAGACGAACCTGGAAGGCAAAGTCAAAGCGCTGGATATCAAGCAGGCGGCGGAGAAATTTGTCCCGCAAATGAAAACGGAAGGGGCCGATATCATCGTGGCGATCCCGCACTCCGGCGTCTCTGCCGACCCGTATAAAGTGATGGCGGAAAACTCGGTCTACTATCTCACCCAAGTCGAGGGGATTAATGCCATTGCCTTCGGCCACTCTCACGCAGTCTTCCCGAGCAAAGCCTTTGCCAACCTGCCGAATACGGATATCGACAAAGGCACCATCAACGGCGTTGCGGCCGTCATGCCGGGCCGCTGGGGCGATCACCTCGGGGTCATGGATCTGGTGCTGGAGAAAACCGCTGACGGCTGGAGTGTTGCCGGCGCCCAAACCGAAGCCCGCCCGATCTACGATAAATATGAGAAAAAATCTCTGGTCGATGCCGATGCCAAGCTTGTGGCCGCCGTTGCGGACGATCACAAGGCAACCCGGACCTTCGTCAATCAGCCGATTGGCAAAGCCAGCGATGTGATGTACAGCTACCTGGCCCTGGTGCAGGATGATCCGACGGTCCAAATCGTTAACCTGGCTCAGAAAGATTATGTCGAGCGCTTTATCCAGGGCGATCCGGACCTGGACGGGATCCCGGTCCTGTCTGCGGCAGCGCCGTTCAAAGCCGGTGGCCGGGCCAACGATCCGGCCAACTACACCGAAGTTGAAGCCGGTCAGCTGACATTCCGCAACGCCGCCGACCTGTACCTGTACCCGAACACCCTGGTGGCACTGAAAGTCACCGGCAAGGAAGTGAAAGAGTGGCTGGAGTGCTCCGCGGCCCAGTTCAACCAAATCAACCTCAACAGCGACCAGCCCCAACGGCTGATCAACTGGGACGGTTTCCGCACCTATAACTTTGATGTCATTGATGGGGTGCAGTACCAGATTGATGTGTCGCAACCCGCGCGCTACGACGGCGACTGTAAGCTGATCAATGAACAGGCCTCGCGTATCCGTGAGCTGACCTTCAACGGCAAGCCGGTGGATCCGCAGCAGCCCTTCCTGATCGCGACCAACAATTACCGCGCCTACGGGGCAAAATTTGCCGGGACCGGCGATGCCTTTATTGCCTTTGCAGCCCCGGATGAAAATCGCACCGTACTGGCCGTCTACATCAGCCGGATCAGCAAGTCAGAAGGTCAGGTCGTGCCGAAAGCAGACAACAATTGGCGCTTTGCGCCGCTCCAGAGCAAGCAGCCGCTGGATATCCGCTTCGAAACCTCACCGAGTGACAAAGCGGCGGCCTTTATTGAGGCCAACCGTCAGTATCCAATGACACAGGTAGCGACTGACAAAATCGGCTTTGCCGTATACCGGATCGATCTCCGGTAA
- a CDS encoding Crp/Fnr family transcriptional regulator: MHDELQHFLSQLGASPAAVTQALAAAEPMELPTRHILLNQGESPTHGYFLLEGICHACYLTEAGKQYSKEFYWDQDVLLGFESLLSEQPSPYLLETLSASRLLALPLSLFRTWRDEGEPLFTRQLERQLLFKEQKERFMLMHTPGERYRLFSSSFPELMSRVTDYQIASYLGINPSSLSRLKQRLNQET, from the coding sequence ATGCACGACGAACTACAACATTTTCTCAGCCAGTTGGGCGCCTCTCCGGCTGCCGTGACGCAAGCCCTGGCCGCAGCCGAGCCAATGGAGCTGCCAACCCGCCACATCCTGCTCAACCAGGGAGAATCCCCGACCCACGGCTATTTTCTGCTGGAAGGCATTTGCCATGCCTGTTATCTGACCGAGGCAGGCAAACAATACAGTAAAGAGTTTTACTGGGATCAGGATGTCCTGCTCGGGTTTGAAAGCCTGCTGAGCGAACAACCGTCGCCGTACCTGCTGGAAACCCTCTCGGCCAGCCGCCTGCTGGCCCTGCCGCTGAGTCTGTTCCGCACCTGGCGGGATGAAGGCGAGCCCCTGTTCACCCGCCAGCTGGAAAGACAGTTGCTGTTCAAAGAGCAAAAAGAACGCTTTATGCTGATGCACACGCCCGGGGAGCGCTACCGGCTGTTCAGCAGCAGCTTCCCGGAACTCATGTCCCGGGTAACGGATTATCAAATCGCCTCTTATTTGGGGATCAACCCCAGTAGTCTGAGCCGACTCAAACAACGCCTGAATCAAGAGACGTAA
- the cysI gene encoding assimilatory sulfite reductase (NADPH) hemoprotein subunit, with product MSEQKLSDNERLKRESNFLRGTISEDLNDRITGGFTADNFQLIRFHGMYQQDDRDIRNERAKQKLEPLHNVMLRARMPGGVINPTQWLAIDKFAAEHSLYGSIRLTTRQTFQFHGVLKPNIKLMHQTLNSIGIDSIATAGDVNRNVLCTTNPVESELHQEAYEWAKKISEHLLPKTRAYAEIWLDGEKVETTDEEPILGSTYLPRKFKTTVVIPPQNDVDVHANDLNFVAIADNGKLVGFNVLVGGGLAMTHGDQATYPRRADDFGFIPLEKTLDVAAAVVTTQRDWGNRSNRKNAKTKYTLDRVGSDVFKAEVEKRAGVTFADSRPYEFTERGDRIGWVEGIDGKHHLTLFIENGRILDYPGKPLKTGVAEIAKVHQGDFRMTANQNLIVAGVPAGEKERIEKIARDHGLIDAAVSEQRKNSMACVSLPTCPLAMAEAERFLPEFVTDVEGVLAKHGLAEDENIILRVTGCPNGCGRAMLAEIGLVGKAPGRYNLHLGGNRNGTRIPKMYRENITVAQIMAEIDTLVGRWATEREDGEDFGDFTIRAGIIDPVIVSKRDFYA from the coding sequence ATGAGCGAGCAAAAATTATCAGATAACGAACGCCTGAAGCGTGAAAGTAACTTCCTGCGCGGGACGATCAGCGAAGACCTGAACGATCGGATCACCGGTGGGTTTACCGCTGATAACTTCCAGTTGATCCGCTTTCACGGCATGTATCAGCAAGATGACCGGGATATCCGCAATGAGCGTGCCAAGCAGAAGCTGGAGCCGCTGCATAACGTGATGCTGCGGGCGCGGATGCCGGGCGGGGTGATCAACCCGACCCAATGGCTGGCCATCGACAAGTTTGCGGCCGAACACAGCCTGTACGGTAGCATCCGTCTGACCACCCGTCAGACATTCCAGTTCCACGGCGTGCTTAAGCCAAATATTAAGCTGATGCACCAGACCCTGAACAGCATCGGGATTGATTCGATTGCGACTGCCGGGGACGTGAACCGGAACGTTCTGTGTACTACCAACCCGGTGGAGTCTGAACTGCATCAGGAGGCCTACGAGTGGGCCAAGAAGATCAGTGAGCACTTATTACCGAAAACCCGGGCGTATGCCGAGATCTGGCTGGACGGCGAAAAGGTGGAAACCACTGACGAAGAGCCAATCCTCGGCAGTACTTACCTGCCGCGTAAGTTCAAGACCACGGTGGTGATCCCGCCGCAAAATGACGTGGATGTCCATGCCAACGACCTGAACTTTGTCGCGATTGCCGATAATGGCAAGCTGGTGGGCTTCAACGTCCTGGTGGGGGGCGGCCTGGCCATGACCCATGGCGATCAGGCGACCTATCCGCGTCGGGCGGATGATTTCGGTTTTATTCCGTTGGAGAAAACCCTGGATGTGGCTGCGGCGGTCGTGACGACCCAGCGTGACTGGGGGAACCGCTCGAACCGGAAGAATGCCAAGACCAAGTACACCCTGGATCGGGTCGGCAGCGATGTCTTCAAAGCGGAAGTCGAGAAGCGCGCCGGGGTGACGTTTGCCGACAGCCGTCCGTATGAATTTACCGAGCGCGGCGATCGTATCGGCTGGGTCGAAGGTATTGACGGCAAGCATCACCTGACACTGTTTATTGAGAATGGTCGGATCCTCGACTATCCGGGGAAACCGCTGAAAACCGGGGTTGCCGAAATTGCTAAGGTACATCAGGGTGATTTCCGGATGACGGCGAACCAGAACCTGATTGTGGCCGGGGTACCGGCTGGCGAGAAGGAAAGGATCGAAAAGATCGCCCGCGATCATGGTTTGATCGACGCTGCGGTCAGCGAGCAACGTAAAAACTCGATGGCCTGTGTCTCTTTGCCGACCTGTCCGCTGGCGATGGCGGAAGCTGAGCGCTTCCTGCCAGAGTTCGTCACCGATGTGGAAGGGGTGCTGGCCAAGCACGGCCTGGCCGAGGATGAAAATATCATCCTGCGGGTGACCGGCTGTCCGAATGGCTGCGGCCGGGCAATGCTGGCGGAAATCGGTCTGGTGGGTAAGGCGCCGGGGCGCTATAACCTCCACCTGGGCGGGAACCGCAATGGCACCCGGATCCCGAAAATGTACCGGGAAAACATCACGGTTGCTCAGATCATGGCAGAAATCGACACGTTGGTCGGCCGCTGGGCAACCGAGCGGGAAGATGGAGAAGACTTCGGAGATTTCACCATCCGGGCCGGGATCATTGACCCAGTTATCGTATCGAAGAGGGACTTTTATGCCTAA
- the cysG gene encoding siroheme synthase CysG, giving the protein MDYLPIFADLKRRPCLVVGGGEVAWRKTRLLLKAGADVRVIAPALNPEFQQAIQQEQVTHLADTFEPSHLDGIFLAIAATDRKAVNALVYQSANQRQVMVNVVDDTQRCSFIVPSIVDRSPIIVAISSSGKAPVLARLLREKLEALLPAHLGQMATIAGRFRKRLSDTVTTLTGRRMFWEQAFGGRFAELVAAGQAQAAEQELEALSRQVSPQGQVALIGAGPGDPGLLTLRALQLMQQADVVLYDYLVSDEVMDLVRRDAELVCVGKKAGFHSVPQEETNQLIVKYAEQGKRVVRLKGGDPFVFGRGGEELEVLFDAGIPFQVVPGITAAAGATAYAGIPLTHRDYAQTAMFITGHLKPGSDQLDWSTLARGKQTLVIYMGLMKSSHIQQQLLTHGRAAETPIAIIERGTQATQKVLKGQLSELATLAEQAASPSLIVVGEVVTLSEKLHWFGKQEQPQQPAVVKLA; this is encoded by the coding sequence ATGGATTACTTGCCAATTTTTGCAGACTTGAAGCGACGGCCTTGCCTGGTGGTCGGCGGCGGTGAAGTTGCATGGCGCAAAACCCGCTTATTATTAAAGGCTGGTGCAGATGTCCGGGTGATCGCCCCTGCACTGAATCCGGAATTTCAACAGGCGATTCAACAGGAGCAGGTGACGCACCTGGCTGACACCTTTGAGCCGTCGCATCTGGACGGCATCTTCCTGGCGATTGCCGCCACTGATCGGAAAGCCGTTAATGCACTGGTGTACCAGTCGGCCAACCAGCGCCAGGTGATGGTGAATGTGGTGGATGATACCCAGCGCTGCAGTTTCATTGTCCCTTCTATCGTTGATCGCTCGCCGATCATCGTCGCGATTTCTTCTTCCGGCAAAGCGCCGGTCCTGGCCCGCTTGCTGCGGGAGAAACTCGAAGCGCTGCTGCCGGCACACCTGGGTCAGATGGCGACCATCGCTGGACGTTTTCGCAAGCGTCTGTCTGACACCGTGACGACCCTGACCGGTCGCCGCATGTTCTGGGAGCAGGCCTTCGGTGGGCGTTTTGCTGAGCTGGTTGCAGCCGGTCAGGCACAGGCGGCTGAGCAAGAGCTGGAAGCGCTGTCGCGGCAGGTTTCGCCGCAAGGCCAGGTGGCCCTGATTGGTGCCGGCCCGGGCGATCCCGGGTTGCTTACCCTGCGGGCGCTGCAGCTGATGCAGCAGGCAGACGTGGTGCTGTACGACTACCTGGTCTCCGATGAAGTGATGGATCTGGTGCGCCGGGATGCAGAATTGGTTTGTGTCGGCAAAAAAGCCGGCTTCCACAGTGTGCCGCAGGAAGAGACTAACCAACTGATCGTCAAGTATGCCGAGCAGGGCAAGCGGGTGGTGCGCCTGAAAGGCGGTGATCCGTTTGTCTTCGGCCGCGGCGGCGAAGAGCTGGAAGTGCTGTTTGATGCCGGGATCCCGTTTCAGGTGGTCCCGGGGATCACGGCGGCAGCCGGAGCCACGGCGTATGCCGGGATCCCGCTGACCCATCGTGATTACGCCCAAACGGCGATGTTTATTACCGGTCACCTGAAGCCGGGCAGCGATCAGCTGGACTGGTCAACGCTGGCCCGCGGCAAGCAAACCCTGGTGATTTACATGGGGCTGATGAAATCGAGTCATATTCAGCAGCAATTGTTGACCCATGGCCGCGCCGCAGAGACGCCGATTGCGATTATCGAGCGCGGCACCCAGGCAACCCAGAAAGTTTTGAAAGGTCAGCTCAGTGAGCTGGCCACACTGGCAGAGCAGGCGGCTTCCCCATCCCTGATTGTAGTGGGTGAAGTGGTGACCTTATCAGAAAAATTACATTGGTTCGGCAAGCAGGAACAGCCTCAGCAGCCTGCTGTGGTCAAGCTGGCATAG
- a CDS encoding phosphoadenylyl-sulfate reductase produces MPKFSLAELVGQNKVAQILQLAEVNAALEQLTARERIRWALEHLQGEFALASSFGIQSAVMLHMVTQEKPDIPVILTDTGYLFPETYQFIDHLTERLSLNLHVYRATQSAAWQEARYGQLWDQGLDGIKQYNRLNKVEPMRRALDELRVGTWFSGLRREQSDSRASLPVLAIQNGVFKFLPLIDWSNKDIHQYLTEYDLPYHPLWDQGYLSVGDTHTTRKWEPGMTEQETRFFGLKRECGLHEDDVEADGSGI; encoded by the coding sequence ATGCCTAAATTTTCGCTGGCTGAGCTGGTCGGTCAAAACAAGGTGGCGCAGATCCTGCAGCTGGCGGAAGTGAACGCAGCGCTGGAGCAGTTGACGGCCCGGGAGCGGATCCGTTGGGCGCTGGAGCATTTGCAGGGAGAATTTGCTCTGGCTTCCAGCTTCGGGATCCAGTCAGCGGTGATGCTGCATATGGTCACGCAGGAAAAGCCGGATATTCCGGTGATCCTGACCGATACCGGCTATCTGTTCCCGGAGACGTACCAGTTCATTGATCACCTGACCGAACGGTTGTCGCTGAACCTGCATGTGTACCGCGCGACGCAGAGCGCGGCCTGGCAGGAAGCACGTTATGGACAGCTTTGGGATCAGGGGCTGGACGGGATCAAACAGTATAATCGGTTGAATAAAGTCGAGCCGATGCGTCGGGCGCTGGATGAGCTGCGGGTCGGTACCTGGTTTTCCGGACTGCGCCGTGAGCAGTCGGACAGCCGGGCGAGCCTGCCGGTGCTGGCGATTCAGAATGGGGTGTTTAAGTTTCTGCCCCTGATTGACTGGTCGAACAAAGACATTCATCAGTATCTGACCGAGTATGACTTGCCGTATCACCCGTTGTGGGATCAGGGGTATCTGTCGGTGGGCGATACCCACACCACCCGGAAATGGGAGCCGGGCATGACCGAGCAGGAAACGCGTTTCTTCGGTCTCAAGCGTGAGTGCGGTTTGCATGAAGATGATGTCGAGGCCGACGGCTCCGGGATTTGA
- a CDS encoding LysM-like peptidoglycan-binding domain-containing protein — protein MGQARRRSKKKSEFTFPRFSLSQLKTLKTGAITARGAAAVSRVKSKWAALPVLHRRALAVLTPVVGVLLLLPAKAPLPDDNAAAVRREVTLDIGQPQRQDLPPVGQRPEPPSPQRTQVTAAASETGSGGTTASRATASSASAPVEAASSAAVAWQSYQVKQGETLANIFRDKSLPLGDLYAVAAIEGKDKPLSRIKAGQLLRYKQTAGGDLDVLQIESRSGEPVMFFRRSDGSFVRSQ, from the coding sequence ATGGGACAGGCCAGACGCCGTTCAAAGAAAAAGAGTGAATTTACGTTTCCCCGTTTTTCCCTGAGCCAACTAAAAACGCTGAAAACCGGCGCGATAACAGCGCGGGGGGCGGCCGCCGTGTCGCGCGTGAAAAGCAAGTGGGCCGCGTTGCCGGTGTTGCATCGCCGGGCCTTGGCGGTGCTGACCCCGGTGGTCGGCGTTTTATTATTGCTGCCGGCCAAAGCACCGCTGCCGGATGACAACGCCGCGGCGGTTCGCCGGGAAGTTACGCTGGATATCGGGCAGCCGCAACGCCAGGACTTACCGCCGGTCGGTCAGCGTCCGGAGCCGCCGTCCCCCCAACGTACTCAGGTGACTGCTGCGGCAAGTGAAACAGGTTCGGGCGGCACTACTGCTTCAAGAGCCACCGCTTCAAGCGCCTCGGCACCAGTTGAGGCCGCATCGTCTGCGGCTGTCGCCTGGCAAAGCTATCAGGTCAAACAGGGCGAAACCCTGGCTAATATCTTCCGGGATAAATCGCTGCCGCTGGGCGATCTCTATGCTGTTGCTGCAATTGAGGGTAAAGACAAGCCGCTCAGCCGGATTAAAGCTGGGCAGTTGTTGCGTTATAAGCAAACCGCGGGTGGGGATCTGGATGTGTTGCAAATCGAGAGTCGCTCGGGAGAGCCGGTGATGTTCTTCCGGCGTTCAGACGGCAGTTTCGTCCGTAGCCAGTAA
- the cysD gene encoding sulfate adenylyltransferase subunit CysD, translated as MDPKRLTHLKQLEAESIHIIREVAAEFDNPVMMYSIGKDSSVMLHLARKAFYPGKIPFPLLHVDTDWKFREMIEFRDRTAEKYGFELLVHKNPEGLAMGISPFKHGSSKHTDIMKTQGLKQALNKYGFDAAFGGARRDEEKSRAKERVYSFRDKNHTWDPKNQRPELWKTYNGQINKGESIRVFPLSNWTELDIWQYIYLEGIEIVPLYLSAVRPVVERDGMLIMVDDDRMELQPGETIEQKSVRFRTLGCYPLTGAIESEADTLPGIIEEMLVATSSERQGRAIDHDQSGSMELKKRQGYF; from the coding sequence ATGGACCCGAAACGATTAACCCATCTCAAGCAGCTGGAAGCGGAGAGTATTCATATCATCCGCGAAGTGGCTGCTGAGTTCGACAACCCCGTGATGATGTATTCCATCGGGAAAGATTCATCGGTGATGCTGCACCTGGCGCGCAAGGCGTTCTATCCGGGCAAAATTCCGTTCCCGCTGTTGCATGTGGACACCGACTGGAAATTCCGCGAGATGATCGAATTCCGGGATCGCACGGCGGAAAAATACGGTTTTGAATTGCTGGTCCATAAAAACCCGGAAGGCCTGGCCATGGGGATCAGCCCGTTCAAACACGGCTCTTCCAAACACACCGATATTATGAAAACCCAGGGCCTGAAGCAGGCGCTGAACAAGTATGGCTTTGACGCCGCATTCGGTGGGGCCCGCCGGGATGAAGAGAAATCCCGCGCCAAAGAGCGGGTGTACTCGTTCCGCGATAAAAACCACACCTGGGATCCGAAGAACCAGCGGCCGGAGCTGTGGAAAACCTATAACGGCCAAATTAATAAAGGCGAGAGCATTCGCGTGTTCCCGCTGTCGAACTGGACTGAGCTGGATATCTGGCAATACATCTATCTGGAAGGGATCGAAATTGTGCCGCTGTACCTTTCTGCGGTTCGGCCGGTGGTTGAGCGTGACGGCATGCTGATCATGGTCGATGACGATCGGATGGAACTGCAGCCGGGCGAGACGATTGAGCAAAAGAGTGTGCGTTTCCGCACCCTGGGCTGTTATCCGCTGACCGGCGCCATTGAATCGGAAGCCGATACGTTGCCGGGGATTATTGAAGAGATGCTGGTGGCGACTTCCAGTGAACGCCAGGGGCGGGCGATTGACCACGATCAGTCCGGCTCGATGGAATTGAAAAAACGCCAGGGTTACTTCTAA
- a CDS encoding GNAT family N-acetyltransferase, protein MQWQCLTFEQLSNHQLYELLKLRVDVFVVEQHCPYPELDNKDLLPQTRHLLGYQQGQLAAYLRLLAPGSTYPNASIGRVLTADFARGHGAGHALLIEGLARAEQLWPDHSLDIGAQSHLQPYYRRYGFEPISEEYLEDGIPHIDMRLRKGKVFD, encoded by the coding sequence ATGCAATGGCAATGCCTGACCTTTGAACAACTGTCGAACCACCAGCTTTATGAACTCCTCAAACTCAGGGTGGATGTGTTTGTGGTCGAACAACACTGCCCCTACCCGGAGCTGGATAATAAAGACCTGCTTCCGCAAACCCGTCATTTACTGGGCTACCAACAAGGTCAACTGGCTGCATACCTGCGACTCCTGGCACCGGGCAGCACCTACCCGAATGCGAGCATCGGCCGGGTGTTGACCGCCGATTTCGCCCGCGGCCATGGGGCCGGTCATGCCCTGCTGATAGAAGGATTAGCACGCGCTGAGCAGCTGTGGCCGGATCACAGCCTGGATATTGGCGCCCAGTCGCATTTGCAGCCTTATTACCGCCGCTACGGTTTTGAGCCGATTTCTGAAGAATATCTGGAAGATGGGATCCCGCATATCGACATGCGACTGCGTAAAGGAAAAGTTTTTGACTGA
- a CDS encoding FKBP-type peptidyl-prolyl cis-trans isomerase, with protein sequence MSDVKLDTVETKASYGIGLQMGQQLAQSGLEGLNVAAIAKGIATSLTGEMPEIEVDEINNALRELHTRAEAVRQEQAKAAAAEGEAFLKDNALRPEVTVTESGLQYEILVEGNGEIPTSDKQVRVHYHGELTDGTVFDSSVSRGQPAEFPVTGVIAGWVEALQMMPVGSKWKLYIPQDLAYGERGAGAAIPPFAALVFEVELLDIL encoded by the coding sequence ATGTCTGACGTTAAACTAGATACAGTCGAAACGAAAGCAAGCTACGGTATCGGTCTACAAATGGGCCAACAGCTGGCACAGAGCGGTCTTGAAGGCCTGAACGTTGCAGCCATTGCCAAAGGTATTGCCACTTCACTGACTGGCGAGATGCCAGAAATCGAAGTTGACGAGATCAACAATGCACTGCGTGAGCTTCACACCCGTGCGGAAGCTGTACGCCAGGAGCAAGCCAAAGCTGCTGCAGCTGAAGGCGAAGCTTTCCTCAAAGATAACGCACTCCGTCCGGAAGTAACAGTGACTGAATCTGGTCTTCAGTACGAAATCCTGGTTGAAGGCAACGGCGAGATCCCAACTTCAGACAAACAAGTTCGCGTTCACTACCACGGTGAGCTGACTGACGGCACTGTTTTTGACAGCTCTGTTAGCCGCGGCCAGCCAGCGGAATTCCCGGTAACCGGCGTGATCGCAGGTTGGGTTGAAGCCCTGCAAATGATGCCTGTTGGCTCGAAGTGGAAACTGTACATTCCACAAGACCTGGCCTACGGTGAGCGTGGCGCGGGTGCAGCGATCCCACCATTTGCTGCCCTGGTCTTCGAAGTTGAGCTGCTGGACATTCTGTAA
- a CDS encoding DUF2780 domain-containing protein gives MVNTLSMLRHLFVPVTLIAALLLSTTSAAFSLSDLFGSGDDKSAAANNPLTELLTSQLDVSPEQAAGGAGALLSLASSQLSGDQASELSKMIPGADQLSAAIPAELSGMLGNMETINKIFTTLGMDPSMVSQFIPVILKFVGSKGASAGLMDALGSVWNPVG, from the coding sequence ATGGTCAACACCCTCTCAATGCTCAGACACTTGTTCGTTCCGGTCACCCTGATTGCTGCCCTGCTGCTCTCGACAACCAGTGCCGCCTTCAGCCTGTCCGATCTGTTCGGCAGCGGAGATGACAAATCCGCCGCAGCCAATAACCCGCTGACCGAATTGCTCACCAGCCAGCTCGATGTCAGTCCCGAACAAGCAGCCGGGGGCGCCGGTGCCCTGCTTTCTCTGGCTTCCAGCCAACTGAGCGGCGATCAGGCCAGCGAGCTGAGCAAAATGATCCCCGGTGCCGACCAACTCAGTGCCGCCATTCCAGCCGAGTTAAGCGGCATGTTGGGCAACATGGAGACCATCAACAAGATTTTCACGACTTTAGGGATGGATCCGAGCATGGTCAGCCAGTTTATTCCGGTGATCCTCAAGTTTGTCGGCAGCAAGGGGGCCAGCGCCGGGCTGATGGACGCCTTGGGCTCCGTCTGGAACCCCGTCGGGTGA